The Mycolicibacterium neworleansense sequence ACCGAGAACATCGCCATGTGCTGTTCGGCGGTACGGATCTGCACCGGCATCGTCAAAACCGTGCCGAGCACAGTGTGCTGCGAGGCAGGAGTGGCGTCAGTCACACCACTGAATCTAGACCCAGCAGTAAACAGATTTCAAGAAGTGTCTACACCGAGGGCTACACCAGGGCGGCGAGATCCTTGATCTGCTCGACGGAGCGGGCTCCCACGACCATCATGGTCACGCCCGAGGCCTCCCAGGCCTTGATCTGCTCCTTGACGTAGTCGAGGTTACCGACGATCGCGGAGTCATCGACCAATTCGTCCGGAATGATCTTGGCGGCCTCGTCCTTGCGGTCACTGCGGAACAGCTTGGTGACGTCGTCGACGACCTCGGCATAGCCCATCCGGCGGTACACGTCGGCGTGGAAGTTGGTGTCCTCGGCGCCCATTCCGCCCATGTACAGCGCCAGGTGCGGCTTCATCAGCTCCATGATCGCGGGCCGGTCGTCGGTCACCACAACCTGTGCGGTGGCGCAGATCTCGAAGGTCTCGCGGGTACGCCGCGCGCCCGGCCGGGCGAAGCCCTCGTCCAGCCATTCGTTGTACATGCCGGCGATGCGCGGTGAATAGAAAATGGGCAGCCAGCCGTCGGCGATCTCGGCGGCCAGCGCGACGTTCTTGGGCCCCTCGGCACCCAGCATGACCGGGATGTCGGCGCGCAGCGGATGAGTTATCGGCTTGAGGTTCTTGCCCAGGCCGGTGGTGCCCTCGCCGGTCACCGGCAACGGGTAGTGCGGGCCGTCGCTGTGCACCGGGGCCTCGCGGGCCCACACCTGACGCAGGATGTCGATGTACTCACGGGTGCGGGCCAGCGGCTTGCCGAACTTCGCGCCGTACCAGCCCTCCACCACCTGCGGGCCGGACACACCGAGGCCGAGGATATGGCGGCCGCCGGACAGGTGGTCCAGCGTCAGCGCGGCCATCGCGCACGCGGTGGGGGTACGGGCGGACAGCTGGATGACCGAGGTACCCAGCCGCATGCGGGTGGTTTCCCGCCCCCACCAGGCGAGTGGGGTGTACGCGTCCGAGCCCCAGGCCTCCGCGGTGAAGACGGTGTCGAAGCCCTCCGCCTCGGCCGCGGCCACGAGTTCGGCGTGGTTGGTCGGCGGCTGTGCGCCCCAGTATCCGAGTTGCAGACCGAGCTTCATTTAGATTGCCTTCCCACGTGTCCTTGCCACGATTGTTAGAACCTGTTCTACTCGATGTGTGACAGCCAGCCAAAGCCGCCCGGCCTCGACAGATCACCGTGAGCCGCCACTTTCCGCGCCACTGAAACTGTCGTTTGACTACACCCGTTCAGTAGGTCCACTGCTCAGCCAGTTCTTTACTGCCCTGCGTGAGCGCCGGATCGTCGGCGTGCGCGGGTCTGACGGACGCGTGCACGTGCCACCCGCTGAGTATGACCCGGTCACCTACGAGGCCCTGACCGAGGTGGTTCCGGTGTCCAGCGTCGGGACCGTCGTGTCCTGGACCTGGCAGCCCGAGCCGCTGGAAGGTCAGCCGCTGGACCGGCCGTTCGCCTGGGCGCTGATCAAGCTCGACGGCGCCGACACCCCCCTGCTGCATGCGGTGGACGTCAAGGAAGGCGAGCTCAGCAGCGGTGCCCGCGTACACGTGCATTGGGTCGACGAGCCGGTGGGCGCGATCACCGACATCGCGTACTTCGTGCCCGGCGAGATCGCCGAGGACGTCCCGGCGGTGGCGACCGATGACCGTGATCCGGTGACCATGCTGGTCGTCCCCTCGGCCATCGAGATCCAGCACACCGCCTCGCGTCCCGAGAGCACCTACCTGCGTGGCCTGCGCGACGGCAAGCTGCTCGGCGCCCGCTCCGGCGACACGGGCAAGGTGTACTTCCCGCCCAAGGAAGCTGATCCGGCCACCGGCCAGGAGCTCGACCAGTTCGTCGAACTTGTCGACAAGGGCACCGTCACCACGTTCGCGATCATCAACATCCCGTTCGCCGGCCAGCGCATCAAGCCGCCGTATGTCGCGGCCTATGTGCTGCTCGACGGTGCCGACATCCCGTTCCTGCATCTGGTCACCGACATCGATGCGTCCGAGGTGCGGATGGGCATGCGAGTCGAAGCGGTGTGGAAGCCCCAGGAGGAATGGGGCCTCGGCATCGACAACATCTCGCATTTCCGGCCGACGGGTGAGCCCGACGCCGATTACGACAGCTACAAGCACCACCTGTAAAGGGATCACATGACTTCTCGTGAAGTAGCCGTCGTCGGTTTCGCGCATGCCCCGCATGTGCGCCGCACGGATGGCACCACCAACGGCGTCGAGATGCTGATGCCGTGTTTCGCCAGCCTCTACGAAGAGCTCGGCCTGCAGCAGACCGATATCGGCTTCTGGTGCTCGGGTTCCTCCGATTACCTTGCCGGCCGTGCCTTCTCGTTCATCTCGGCGATCGACTCGATCGGCGCGGTGCCGCCGATCAACGAATCGCACGTCGAGATGGACGCGGCCTGGGCGCTGTACGAGGCCTACATCAAGATCCTGACCGGCGAGGTGGACACCGCGCTGGTCTACGGCTTCGGCAAGTCCTCCGCAGGTGTCCTGCGCCGGGTGCTGGCCCTGCAGACCGACCCCTACACCGTCGCGCCACTGTGGCCGGATGCGGTGTCGATGGCCGGACTTCAGGCCCGCTTCGGCCTGGATGCCGGTAAGTGGACCGCTGAGCAGATGGCTCAGGTCGCCCTCGATTCGTATGCCGCGGGTGGCCGCACCGACCGTGAGCAGGTCACCGGCAGCATCAGCGAACTGCTGGACCGCCCGTTCTTCGCCGATCCGCTGCGCCGCCACGACATCGCCCCGATCACCGACGGGGCCTCGGCCATCGTCCTGGCGGCCGGCGACCGGGCCCGCGAACTTCGCGAAAACCCGGCCTGGATCACCGGTTTCGAGCACCGCATCGAGACCCCCGTGCTCGGTGCGCGAGATCTGACCGTCTCGACCTCGACCGCCGCGTCGGCTCAGGCCGCCACTGGTGGTGACGTGAGCTCGATCGAGGTGGCCGAGATCTACGCGCCGTTCACCCACCAGCAGCTCATCCTCACCGAGGCGATCGGGCTGGGCGATGCCACGAAGATCAACCCCTCCGGCGGCGCGCTGGCCGCCAATCCGATGTTCTCGGCCGGCCTGGAGCGCATCGGTTTCGCCGCGCAGCACATCTTCTCCGGCTCGGCCGGGCGCGTGCTGGCGCACGCCACCAGTGGCGCTGCGCTGCAACAGAATCTGGTCGCGGTCTTGGAGGGCAAATAATGGCTAACAAAGCAGCGGTCCTCGGAACGGGCCAGACCAAGTACGTCGCCAAGCGGCACGACGTGTCGATGAACGGGCTGGTGCGCGAGGCCATCGACAAGGCGCTGGCCGATTCTGGCTCGACGATGGACGATATCGACGCCGTGGTGGTCGGCAAGGCACCGGACTTCTTCGAGGGCGTGATGATGCCCGAGTTGTTCATGGCCGACGCCACCGGCGCCACCAACAAGCCGCTGATCCGCGTCCACACCGCAGGTTCGGTGGGTGGCTCGACGGCGATCGTCGCCGCCAGCCTGGTCAAGTCCGGCAAGTACCGCCGGGTGCTGACCATGGCGTGGGAGAAGCAGTCGGAATCGAATGCCATGTGGGCGTTGAGCATTCCGGTGCCCTTCACCAAGCCGGTCGGTGCCGGCGCCGGCGGCTACTTCGCGCCGCACGTGCGGGCATACATCCGCCGCTCCGGCGCCCCGAACCACATCGGCGCGATGGTGGCGGTCAAGGACCGGCTCAACGGTGCCAAGAATCCGTTGGCTCACCTGCACCAGCCCGACATCACGCTGGAGAAGGTGATGGCCTCGCAGATGCTGTGGGACCCGATTCGTTTCGACGAGACGTGTCCGTCGTCCGACGGTGCCGCGGCCCTGGTGATCGGCAATGAAGACGCAGCGGATGCTCGAGTTGCCGAGGGTCATCCGGTCGCGTGGATCCACGCCACGGCCCTGCGGACCGAGCCCCTGGCCTACTCCGGTCGTGACCAGGTCAACCCGCAGGCCGGGCGCGACGCCGCGGCCGCACTGTGGCGCGACGCAGGCATCACCAGCCCGATCGACGAGATCGACGTGGCCGAGGTGTACGTGCCGTTCTCCTGGTTCGAGCCGATGTGGTTGGAAAACCTCGGTTTTGCCGCCGAGGGCGAAGGCTGGAAGCTCACCGAGGCCGGGGAGACCGCCATCGGCGGGAAGATCCCGTTCAACGCCTCCGGCGGCGTGCTCTCGAGCAACCCGATCGGCGCGTCCGGCATGATCCGGTTCGCCGAATCGGCGATCCAGGTGATGGGCAAGGCCGGCGATCATCAGGTCGAGGGCGCCCGCAAGGCGCTGGGCCACGCCTACGGCGGTGGCGCGCAGTATTACTCGATGTGGGTGGTCTCCAGCGACAAGCCGGCGGACAAGTGAGTATGAAGTACACGCTCAGCGTGGCCATGGGCCCGCTGGAGCATTTGACCGGATTGGCCCGCACCGCTGAGGAAGTCGGGTTCGATTCGATCGCGCTGCCGGACTCGCTGTTCTACATGGAGAAGCAGGCCGCGGACTATCCGTACACCCCGGACGGGTCACGGATGTGGAATGCCGAGACCCCGTGGGTGGATCCGCTGATCGCGGCGGCCTCGATGGGTGCGGTGACCTCGACACTGCGGTTCTACACCAACGTGATGAAGCTCGGGTCGCGCAATCCGCTGCTGCTGGCCAGGCAGGTCGGTTCGGTGGCCAACCTGACCAACAATCGGTTCGGGTTCGGTGTCGGGATCGGCTGGGCGCCCGAGGAATTCGAGTGGTGCGGGGTTCCGTTCGCCAAGCGCGGCGCCCGCGTCGACGAGATGATCGAGGTGCTCAAGCTCGTGCTCGGCGGCGGGATGGTCGAGTTCCACGGCGAGTTCTACGATTTCGAGCGGCTGCAGATGAGCCCGGCACCGTCACAGCCCGTCCCGTTCTACGTCGGCGGGCACACCCCGGTGGCCCTCAAGCGGGCGGCCCGGGTGGGTGACGGCTGGACCAGCGCGATGATGACGTGCGCGCAGCTGGCCGAGACCGTGGCGGCCATCAACAAGCTGCGGGCCGAATACGGCCGGGCCGACGAGCCGTTCGAGTTCCAGTCGGTGTGCATCGACAAGTTCGACCTCGACGGGCATCGGGAGCTGGCCGAGGCCGGCATCACCGACAACATCGTCATCCCGTGGATGCTCGAGGGCCTGGGCTTCGACGCGCCGCTGGAGCGCAAGCAGGATTCGCTCAAGCGCTTCGCCGACACCTACATCCACTCCGGCTGGCAGGACTGACATGGCAGTGACGAACTCCGAACACCCGGCACATTTGGCGGGCAAGCGATCCCGCGATGCGGTCGCCGCTCGGGACAAGCAGGCCTGGCTGGCCAATTTCGCCGACGACGCGATCGTGCAGGATCCCATCGGCCCGTCCTTCTTCGATCCTGAGGGCAACGGTCACCAGGGCAAGGACGCCATTGCGGCGTTCTGGGACAAGGCCATTGCACCGACCGACAACCTCGAGTTCAAGTTCGTCGACACGTTCCAGTGCGGCAGCGAGGAAGCCAACGTCGGCAGCATCGTCACCACGATGGGCGGACACCGCATCACCACCCCGGGCGTCTTCACCTACCGCGCGAACGAGGCGGGACAGCTGGTGGCGTTGCGGGCCTACTGGGAAGTCGACCGCGCGACCGCCGAGAAGATCGACAGCTAGATCTCGGCAAGCCCCGTGAGGTAGCGCTGGGCCAGCTCCCGGTATGCCGCCGGATTTGTCTGCACCCACATCTGGGCACCGGTGCCCGCGATAGGTCCCCGGATCTTCGCGGGTGCACCGGTGACCAACACCTCGTCGGGGATCTTGGTGCCCCCGACCACCAGTGAATGTGCCGCGATGAGGCTGCGCCTGCCGATCACTGCCCCGTCCAGCACAGTGCAGTGGTTGGCGATCAGCGCCTCCTCGCCCACGTGCGCACCGTGCACGACACACATGTGGGCAACCGTCGCACCGGGCCCGATGTCGACCGGGATCCCCGGTGGCGCGTGCAGCACCGACCCGTCCTGGACG is a genomic window containing:
- a CDS encoding thiolase domain-containing protein, whose product is MTSREVAVVGFAHAPHVRRTDGTTNGVEMLMPCFASLYEELGLQQTDIGFWCSGSSDYLAGRAFSFISAIDSIGAVPPINESHVEMDAAWALYEAYIKILTGEVDTALVYGFGKSSAGVLRRVLALQTDPYTVAPLWPDAVSMAGLQARFGLDAGKWTAEQMAQVALDSYAAGGRTDREQVTGSISELLDRPFFADPLRRHDIAPITDGASAIVLAAGDRARELRENPAWITGFEHRIETPVLGARDLTVSTSTAASAQAATGGDVSSIEVAEIYAPFTHQQLILTEAIGLGDATKINPSGGALAANPMFSAGLERIGFAAQHIFSGSAGRVLAHATSGAALQQNLVAVLEGK
- a CDS encoding gamma carbonic anhydrase family protein; this encodes MPLYSFEGRAPVVDPGAFVAPTATLIGNVTVEAGASVWFNTVLRGDFAPIVIREGANVQDGSVLHAPPGIPVDIGPGATVAHMCVVHGAHVGEEALIANHCTVLDGAVIGRRSLIAAHSLVVGGTKIPDEVLVTGAPAKIRGPIAGTGAQMWVQTNPAAYRELAQRYLTGLAEI
- a CDS encoding TIGR03619 family F420-dependent LLM class oxidoreductase; the protein is MKYTLSVAMGPLEHLTGLARTAEEVGFDSIALPDSLFYMEKQAADYPYTPDGSRMWNAETPWVDPLIAAASMGAVTSTLRFYTNVMKLGSRNPLLLARQVGSVANLTNNRFGFGVGIGWAPEEFEWCGVPFAKRGARVDEMIEVLKLVLGGGMVEFHGEFYDFERLQMSPAPSQPVPFYVGGHTPVALKRAARVGDGWTSAMMTCAQLAETVAAINKLRAEYGRADEPFEFQSVCIDKFDLDGHRELAEAGITDNIVIPWMLEGLGFDAPLERKQDSLKRFADTYIHSGWQD
- a CDS encoding Zn-ribbon domain-containing OB-fold protein, with protein sequence MTASQSRPASTDHREPPLSAPLKLSFDYTRSVGPLLSQFFTALRERRIVGVRGSDGRVHVPPAEYDPVTYEALTEVVPVSSVGTVVSWTWQPEPLEGQPLDRPFAWALIKLDGADTPLLHAVDVKEGELSSGARVHVHWVDEPVGAITDIAYFVPGEIAEDVPAVATDDRDPVTMLVVPSAIEIQHTASRPESTYLRGLRDGKLLGARSGDTGKVYFPPKEADPATGQELDQFVELVDKGTVTTFAIINIPFAGQRIKPPYVAAYVLLDGADIPFLHLVTDIDASEVRMGMRVEAVWKPQEEWGLGIDNISHFRPTGEPDADYDSYKHHL
- a CDS encoding thiolase domain-containing protein; its protein translation is MANKAAVLGTGQTKYVAKRHDVSMNGLVREAIDKALADSGSTMDDIDAVVVGKAPDFFEGVMMPELFMADATGATNKPLIRVHTAGSVGGSTAIVAASLVKSGKYRRVLTMAWEKQSESNAMWALSIPVPFTKPVGAGAGGYFAPHVRAYIRRSGAPNHIGAMVAVKDRLNGAKNPLAHLHQPDITLEKVMASQMLWDPIRFDETCPSSDGAAALVIGNEDAADARVAEGHPVAWIHATALRTEPLAYSGRDQVNPQAGRDAAAALWRDAGITSPIDEIDVAEVYVPFSWFEPMWLENLGFAAEGEGWKLTEAGETAIGGKIPFNASGGVLSSNPIGASGMIRFAESAIQVMGKAGDHQVEGARKALGHAYGGGAQYYSMWVVSSDKPADK
- a CDS encoding nuclear transport factor 2 family protein, yielding MAVTNSEHPAHLAGKRSRDAVAARDKQAWLANFADDAIVQDPIGPSFFDPEGNGHQGKDAIAAFWDKAIAPTDNLEFKFVDTFQCGSEEANVGSIVTTMGGHRITTPGVFTYRANEAGQLVALRAYWEVDRATAEKIDS
- a CDS encoding LLM class F420-dependent oxidoreductase, with the protein product MKLGLQLGYWGAQPPTNHAELVAAAEAEGFDTVFTAEAWGSDAYTPLAWWGRETTRMRLGTSVIQLSARTPTACAMAALTLDHLSGGRHILGLGVSGPQVVEGWYGAKFGKPLARTREYIDILRQVWAREAPVHSDGPHYPLPVTGEGTTGLGKNLKPITHPLRADIPVMLGAEGPKNVALAAEIADGWLPIFYSPRIAGMYNEWLDEGFARPGARRTRETFEICATAQVVVTDDRPAIMELMKPHLALYMGGMGAEDTNFHADVYRRMGYAEVVDDVTKLFRSDRKDEAAKIIPDELVDDSAIVGNLDYVKEQIKAWEASGVTMMVVGARSVEQIKDLAALV